A genomic stretch from candidate division KSB1 bacterium includes:
- a CDS encoding T9SS type A sorting domain-containing protein, whose amino-acid sequence MTYTWIYTGPVPVEYVISFRTIDNSTGLHSDWVITEKIKYDIISSVEEVDLTVIPNQFVLEQNYPNPFNPTTEISFGIPEAGEVKLAIYNLSGQLVRTLVSGQLPAGNYKVTWKATDDK is encoded by the coding sequence TTGACCTACACTTGGATTTACACTGGACCAGTTCCAGTTGAATATGTTATTTCTTTTCGCACAATTGATAACTCAACTGGTCTGCATTCTGACTGGGTAATAACAGAAAAAATCAAATACGACATTATTTCTAGTGTTGAGGAGGTTGATTTAACTGTTATTCCAAACCAGTTTGTACTTGAGCAAAACTATCCGAATCCATTCAACCCAACGACCGAGATTTCGTTTGGAATTCCGGAAGCTGGTGAAGTAAAACTAGCTATCTACAACCTATCCGGTCAGTTAGTAAGGACATTGGTTTCCGGCCAGCTGCCGGCAGGCAACTACAAGGTAACCTGGAAAGCCACTGATGACAAA